The proteins below come from a single Perca flavescens isolate YP-PL-M2 chromosome 8, PFLA_1.0, whole genome shotgun sequence genomic window:
- the rapsn gene encoding 43 kDa receptor-associated protein of the synapse produces the protein MNIFMRRLAPEMGQDQTKQQIEKGLRLYQSNQTDKALHVWTKVLEKTSDPGGKFRVLGCLITAHSEMGKYKDMLKYALDQIDTAREMEDPDYLTEGYLNLARSNEKLCDFQKTVSYCKTCLNMQGTTVSLQLNGQVCLSMGNAFLGLSVFQKALESYEKALRYAHNNDDKMLECRVCCSLGNIYVHLKDYEKALFFPCKAAELVNDYGKGWSLKYRAMSQYHMSVAYRKLERLPDAMECCEESMKIALQHGDRPLQALCLLNFADIHRCRRDADKAFPRYESALGIMTEIGNRLGQSQVYLGVAKCWLLQKEFDKALDSLQRAQELADGMGNKLCTLKVHCLSEGIYRSRGQQEELREQVVKFLQCVEELELYCGMCGESIGDRDQKLQALPCSHIFHLKCLQTNGTKGCPKCFKSSMKPGFV, from the exons ATGAATATTTTTATGAGGCGCCTTGCACCAGAGATGGGCCAGGACCAAACCAAGCAGCAGATAGAGAAGGGCCTGAGGTTGTATCAGTCCAATCAGACAGACAAAGCCCTGCATGTCTGGACAAAGGTGCTGGAGAAGACCTCAGATCCTGGAGGGAAGTTTCGGGTGTTGGGGTGCCTGATCACAGCTCACTCAGAAATGGGAAAATATAAAGATATGCTCAAG TACGCTCTAGATCAAATCGACACAGCCAGAGAAATGGAGGACCCAGACTACCTGACGGAGGGCTACCTGAACTTGGCGCGCAGCAACGAGAAGCTGTGCGACTTCCAGAAAACTGTGTCCTATTGTAAGACCTGCTTAAACATGCAGGGAACCACTGTCAGCCTGCAGCTCAACGGCCAGGTATGTCTTAGCATGGGCAATGCCTTCCTGGGCCTCAGTGTCTTCCAGAAAGCTTTGGAGAGCTACGAGAAGGCCCTTCGCTACGCACACAACAATGACGACAAGATGCTGGAGTGCAGAGTCTGCTGCAGTCTGGGAAACATCTATGTCCACCTTAAG GACTATGAGAAAGCCCTGTTCTTTCCCTGCAAAGCAGCTGAGCTGGTCAATGACTACGGCAAGGGTTGGAGCCTCAAGTATCGAGCCATGAGCCAGTACCACATGTCTGTCGCCTACAGGAAACTGGAGCGCCTGCCAGACGCCATGGAGTGCTGTGAG GAATCTATGAAGATTGCTCTGCAGCACGGTGACCGTCCTCTGCAGGCTCTGTGCTTACTAAACTTTGCAGACATACACCGCTGCAGGCGTGACGCTGAT AAAGCATTCCCTCGCTACGAGTCTGCACTGGGTATCATGACTGAGATCGGAAACCGTCTCGGACAATCGCAAGTCTACCTGGGAGTTGCAAAGTGTTGGCTTCTGCAGAAAGAATTTGACAAG GCTCTTGATTCTTTACAGCGAGCACAAGAATTGGCAGATGGGATGGGAAACAAG CTGTGTACGCTAAAGGTGCACTGCCTGAGTGAAGGGATTTATCGGAGCCGGGGGCAGCAGGAGGAGCTCAGAGAGCAGGTGGTGAAGTTCCTGCAGTGTGTCGAGGAGCTGGAGCTCTACTGCGGCATGTGTGGAGAGTCCATCGGGGACAGGGACCAAAAACTGCAGGCCTTACCCTGTTCCCACATTTTCCATCTCAA GTGTCTGCAGACAAACGGGACAAAGGGTTGTCCTAAATGTTTCAAGTCCTCCATGAAACCTGGATTTGTGTGA